The genomic window TATTGATCAGGAGTAGTTGCGTAAGGATTGCAAAACtattatgatatataatataaataatataagaaTGTttccattatcaattaatcaattattcatttggTCTTAAAATGATTTGGTTAAAACATTTGgtctgaaaataatgaaaaatgccccACGTTTCTAAAGCCAAACTCATTGTcttctgcttgttttgtttgagttaCAGTCCAatacccaaagatattcagtttattaataACAAGACAAAGAAACGTAACATATCCTCACAatttagaagctggaactgCAGAATGTGAGGCTGCCTCTGCTTGTAAGAATGCATAAACagttgattaattattaaaatagttggcgatttATAGGTCCCCCAAAGGGCAAAACTATTATAGGTAGttgttttatatactgtatatattatgttAATAACTGGGATATAACAATGCACTCACTGTATGCATATGCACAAACCAAAAGTAACTATTTTCTAATCTTCTCTCTCAACAGCTCCTGAACATGCACTGCAGCCAGTGTGCCTTGGTCTCCAGCTCAGGTCAGATGCTCAAAGCTGGTGCTGGAAAAGAGATAGACGAAATCGGATGTGTGATCCGGATGAACAATGCACCCACACGGGGGTTTGAGAGAGACGTAGGGAGCCGTACCAGTCTTCGGGTTGTGTCACACACCAGTGTTCCCCTGTTGGTAAAAAACGAGCGCTACTATTTCCAGCAATCGGCAGACACCACATATGTGTTCTGGGGTCCCGAAAGGAACATGAGGCAGGACGGGAAAGGACGCATCTTTAATATTCTCCTGAAAATAGCAAAGAAATATCCAAACGTCAGCATCTACGCTGTGACCAGAGAGAAGATTCTGTACTGTGACAGCGTGTTTCAGAATGAAACTGGAAAGAACAGGTACAGTATTTTGATTAATATTGATACAGACAAtaatcatataatgtgttgtttaTGGCTGTTGGCAGTTTAAAGAAGACATATCATGCACAATTGCAAAAACTCCAAAAACTTAatctggccctttatgcagccccttagttcagcctctgtctgaaacgggcagttttagctcctgtttctttaaggccccccctcctggtgagcccactctgttctgattggccagctcccaGAAGATGCTCCTCGGCTGTCTTCTGgcagctccagaggctacgtaaacaaacagtagttgtaggatttcacttcttttctcattctctacctgaaatggaaacttctcaaatacgtCTGTACGTGTTGAAGCCGGAATCCAatccgaaatatgcgagtggacaacatgaacaacccgTGGAACAGCTgtagcaacaaagactatggaATGGACAGCTGTTTGTGGGCGTGTGCGAATGATCTGACATAagtttgatggggaagtagaCGTAAAATTACAAactgagcgttcagagcaggctgaaccCCTAGCTTTTGAATTGTaaggagcatttctacatacttTCACcccaagttttggaacttttaccatgtttaacatagacatccaccattataacagtataaaaatgacagaaaatcacaaaaagcatgatatgtcccctttaagtgtTTTGATTTTGGCAGTTTCAGAGTCTGAGGAGTTTGAAATACCTTTTTCAAGAACAGATGTTTGATGTCTCTCACTCAGAATGAAGACAGGTGCATTTCTCAGCACCGGATTCTTCACAATGATCCTGGCTATAGATATGTGTGACAGCATCCACGTTTATGGGATGATCGATGATAACCACTGCAGGTGAGACATTTGACATAATGACTTGAACTTATAATCTACACAactggcttaaaaaaaaaaaaaatttagcaTCATAAATAACTTTTACCTTCTTCTGGTATTTCCTCCTTCTGGCAGTCGGGCCAATCACAGTGTTGTTCCATACCATTACTACGAGCGGAACAGAATTGATGAATGCAGGATGTACAAGGTCCACGAGCACACAAAACGCGGGGGCCACCGATTCATCACTGAGAAGGCCATTTATGCCAAATGGGCAAAACGCCACAAGATGGAGTTTAAACATCCCTCTTGGAACTTTT from Thunnus maccoyii chromosome 19, fThuMac1.1, whole genome shotgun sequence includes these protein-coding regions:
- the st6galnac4 gene encoding alpha-N-acetyl-neuraminyl-2,3-beta-galactosyl-1,3-N-acetyl-galactosaminide alpha-2,6-sialyltransferase, which encodes MKSQMLRWLCLLSLSLPLLFWFGHVIIRDGPPPPEPSTGLSGYMRITPGRMHQLLNMHCSQCALVSSSGQMLKAGAGKEIDEIGCVIRMNNAPTRGFERDVGSRTSLRVVSHTSVPLLVKNERYYFQQSADTTYVFWGPERNMRQDGKGRIFNILLKIAKKYPNVSIYAVTREKILYCDSVFQNETGKNRMKTGAFLSTGFFTMILAIDMCDSIHVYGMIDDNHCSRANHSVVPYHYYERNRIDECRMYKVHEHTKRGGHRFITEKAIYAKWAKRHKMEFKHPSWNF